CTTGATTTTGACATCATAGGTATTGGTATTATATGTATTGGTTCAGTGAACCAAACATGAGATTCTAATTCAGATAGCTCCTTGATGGGGCAATATGCATTAAATCTTACATAAATACACTATCATTAGACAAGTGACAAGAACCTGGCTATAGCCAAGATTTGCATTGGTCCTTTTTTGCCAAGCTGTATCCCATGgaatctgaaaaagaaaagagggagttCTTCTTTGGGGCAATTACCAGCAGATTGCTCAGTATGCATATGTCAGAATTCAGAGATTGTTCTCATCTATAAAGTGCCGCAAAATTCATTCCACCATGACAAATATAGATCGCAGATCGAGCTTGCGTTCGATGATGAGAACAAGTTGCACTTTGAAGCCACACCTGATAATTTTGCTTTCAATCAGGAGAAAAGGCTGCCCAAAGCATCGATTCTCTGCTATGCAACAAGCGCATGTAGCATGTGCGTAGCTCTCTTATCTTCTCTGAACCTCTAGCTGAATTATGAACAGATTTTAGTATCATACACACTGATATGTTGGCAGAAGCAGAACTGCAGAAGGTTGGTACGGGACAAGTAAAGAGATCAGTACTACGTATTTCAGTACATGATACGTCTACTGGCGTACCAACATTCAACAAAACCATTGTTCAGACTTATCTAACTGGGCTACCGATATATACAGCTGGTTTTCAGTGATATGTTCTACCACATATTTTCAAACCTACAACTGGGATTGGCATTGCTAGGCAAAGTAGTGGGACTATTTTTTCGCGTTCTTCATTTTTTGTGCTAGCAATGCACAATAACAACATGCCAGACCGTTGTTTCAATGGCGTTGAAGGTGAGGCGATCACCTTCTTTTACCTCATTTTCCAGGCAAAATTTTCTCCAACCTGGTCCATTTATGTAGCCATAGGTGTTCGCTGTTTTGAAAGCCACTCGCCAAGATCCTTTTTTCTTCATGGATATCTTCAGTGTGATCGCACAGGCTTCTAGCAGACCAATTTGAGAGCAAAAGGTGCCTCTCACAGACTGCAATGTTAAAGCAatataaagaaataaaatagtAGTGAGATGTTtcattatttttgaaaaaataaacgTTCACAAAAATCAGAAGGATTGTTATTGTCAACACACTGTAGATTAAGAATATGTATGGCATTTCTGTATTGCCTtccctaacaaaaaaaatatattgagaaacacaaaagaaattttcattttcatatCAGAATCAATAACAAGTACTACAAAATGGTCAAAATAAACAGCCAAGGACTTCTTGTCAGGAAATTCTCGACATTTAACTGATGGTATTTAACCAAAATTCTCATGATAAACTACATTTTTAGTTGATATCATGTTGTAGTGTCCTTTTTCTCTATGTGTATGACAATTTTACAATTACAGATTTGGTTCtttaaagcaaaaaaaatcatccatatTTAGACCTAACAGATAGTTTCAGAAATTGAAGAAACAAAAGTCAGTGATTTTCCATGTTGataatttctatatttttttccttaagCTCGTATTAAACCAAAAAAATCATCCATATTTAGACCTGAACAGATAGTTTTCAGAAATAGAAGAAACAAAATGTCAGTGATCTTTCATGTTgattaatttcatttttttgttcttaagctcATAAGCAGTTAAGCTAGATAAAAACAGCAGAAGCTGAAGCGCTCACAAGTAGGCTATGAATACTATAGGCCGTCATTTCCTTTGTGAATGAATTCTGTGACACAATGCTGACATGTTTCTTATGTGGTTCAACCTTCACGGAAATTGGGGAAGCCCTAGATTTCCTGTTTGGTCCCTCTAAGCATGTACCCTCAATTCTTCGCGTCCTTTTCCGCTTGACAGGTGAAACTCCAACTTTTGCTGCACCTGCATAATTACATTTTGAAAAGAAACACGGAAAATCCATAGTTGAAACTACAACGGAGCTGGAATGCTACTGGCTTACTTTGTTGAGGCGCATTGCTCGGTCCTTCGGTACCATCAGTTAAGTACAGCGCTGCCGTTTTGTACTCCTTCAGGCAGCCGTTCTGTAGGAACACCTCAACCGTGAACACCATGTTACCTTCATACCGGAACAGCAGGATGTTGCCTTCGGAGAGATCATGAGCAGCCAGAAATGGCGCCCAGCCGTCTCGCAGTAGCACGTCCGGTTGCTCCCGTTGTAGTTCGACTCGCCAGAACTTGCCAAGAGGGCAAACAATAATGGCATTCTGGTGGTTGTTTGTGTAGGTTTCAGTCAGGTGTTGCTGCACAAACTTCTCAGGGATTTTCTGAAAGAATGTTGACAGCAAAAGAAAGAGCATGCTGTGAGCACATAATACATATAACTGCATCACCTTCAGAGCTAATAGCCTATCAATTCCACAAATACATAGTACTACTAGCACTAGCTTATTAGCTGAAGGCGGCCCTGTTCTTTTCATCTCATTCATCGAACTATTGAAACGGGGTTATTTGCTCCACTCTTCGAAAAATACGTTACCACTTGTTTTAAGTTATTTGTTTAAGTTTATTTCTTAAAGCATTTAACTTATCCCCATAATCCAATCGATCGATAATCCGCTTAACAATCTAAATCAAACAAGGCCAGAGTGCATTATCATAAGAAGAAGAGAAGCAGGTAATCAACCAGAAGAGCAGAACTTGGGCGGAAGTTGCAAGGGTTATGACGGGTGAAGCGGAGCTGTGGCGGCTAGCTAGAGCTGCAATCCCTGTTTTGGTAGCTCATGTTAGTGGAGAAGGGTCGCAaaatttagttggagattaaGCTTTTGTTTCTTGGTTCTCCTCCTGTACCCTGTCCCCTTCGCTTTGTCTTTTCGGCCCACTTTGTACATACATTTATTCCTTCTTAATACAAAGATACGCTCCTTgcgtattccaaaaaaaaaaaaaaggtaaagatGATGGCTTGGTGAATGCTCACCATCTTTTCCAGGTCTTCCTGTTGGAGCAGCTTGATGAAGCGAGGCCTGTCCTTGGTTCTCATACCTGTAAATGCAACCATAATCcgaatgtttaaaaaaaaaagctacaaaTCTTTACAAAGTAAAACCAAATTAGTCATATTTCAAGCAAAAATAATTTAACTCAACTTTGGCTCATGAATCattatagaaaaacatatagaAATGGATAAACAGTTACACATACGCCATTGCTGAGATTTGGTGTACCTGCGTGAGGAGTGCAGAAGCGCGCGAGGCAGAAGCCCGGGTCGAACACCCTGAGCGAGGCCACCCCGCGCCGCTCCAGCCTCAGCACCACGCCCCACCCCTCGCCgagcccgtgcgccgccgcgagctccgACCATCCGCCGCCCAGccacgcctcgccgtcgccggccggcgagcggcgcAGCTCCACGCGCCAGACCTTGCCGAGCGGGCCCACcacgagcaccgccgccgcccgtcggccactctcctcctcctcctcctccccgaccccggcggcgtcgtcgtcgtccagccTCGCCGCGAACTCGCCCGGGACGCTCTGCAAACCAACGATGATCACATCACGTTACTGGTGAGACCGAGACGCAGCTCGTCACGTCCGGGCTCCGGTCGATCGGACTCGGAGTAGTACGAACCAGCCggtggaggcaggccggcgagagcagcggcgcggcgaacttgggccgccgccgcagtgAGCCGGCGGAGAGTGGCATGCTCGGTGGAGAGTGGGAGAAGCGCGCGACAGCCACGATGTCGCAGGTAGCTGAGCTAGCCGTGTGAGTGAGTGTGAACGCGGCGAGAAGGCTGCCTGCCTGGGCGTGGTGGTTGGAGTGGAGTGGTGGCTCCTCGGAGATGGTGTTGGATGGGACGAGACGGCGGAGGTCGGTTGGTCAGGCCGGCTTCTCTCCCTCTCAGAATTCATTGCCGGTCAGACAACGGTCAGATGGAGTGTATGTCTGGTCCGGAAAAAACCAACCTATCATGAGATGGATTTCGTTGTACTATAgcaaatctagataaatatttGTCCATATTTATTGTGCTAATAAGGATCACATCTCCttctagattggttttttttttttacagatgaAGTACTGTCTTCCATCTAAGGCTCCCATCGGTTGCCCATTTtacaaattaatttataagtaaaacttttatagatTTGTTCATAGCGACTTAAAAGCTAACATTAACAAAACTTACGTTAAAAGcatctcaaaatcaacttcaaaattaagttcaaaaattcaaattttgacttattCTTTGGCTGTTTAGGCCAAACTATGAGGCTCTGACATCTCCAGCTGAACACGAAAAAGCGAAAGATGAACCTTTTCATCGAGTGGACGTGGCGAGTTACTTCGTATCGCTAACCTATGAAGAATCACCTACGCCTTTCAGGCCTCTCACATGCTCCTACGTGGAGCGTTACCTCCTTGCACCAGCTAGGAATATCGCAGACGTGTCGCGCCGGACCgcgtccttcttgagctgctcGCTCCCACACAAGGCAACGCGATTCCTTGCTCGCGTGAGACCACGCGCGGTGGAGGGAACGCCTGAAGCCCGCGCTGTGGAGGGTGTGCCTCCGACTCACCATCCCCTCGTGCCCTCCACAGCGTCTCTCCCGCTCTGCGTCGTCGATCTCGTCCTCGTCCCTGCGCTCTGCTCCGCATCACCGACCTCGGTGTCACCGGGGAGTTCGTCGCCACACTGCTTGGgagctctgcgccgccgccaccgccaccgtcctTGTCGGAGAAGCTCGCGGGCTCGATGAGGAAAGcacggagaaggaaaggagctcGAGGTCGAGGCCACGCCCGAGCTCGCTGTCACCTTGATCCAGTGAGCCTAGGACACATCTGACCACTCAGCCCAATGTCGCCGCTCGGGCTGTTGCTCCACCCGGTTTCGCGAGGAAGACAAGGTCGCGTGGTGACCTCCGCGAGGAAGACCCCGCCGAGAGTTCGTCGCTGCGGAGGGTCGTAGGGGGAGGGAGGCGCCGGCGTACATGCCTTCTTGCCCCTTGGAACATgaggagagaggatagagagagggagatgaaaaGGGAGCTCAATGGCGTCATCGTCTGGAGATGTGCCACCCAACCGTCGATCCGTTCCCGACTCGGCGCGCCGCCGGTCCGTT
The Oryza sativa Japonica Group chromosome 6, ASM3414082v1 DNA segment above includes these coding regions:
- the LOC107276309 gene encoding putative B3 domain-containing protein Os06g0632500 isoform X2 → MPLSAGSLRRRPKFAAPLLSPACLHRLSVPGEFAARLDDDDAAGVGEEEEEESGRRAAAVLVVGPLGKVWRVELRRSPAGDGEAWLGGGWSELAAAHGLGEGWGVVLRLERRGVASLRVFDPGFCLARFCTPHAGMRTKDRPRFIKLLQQEDLEKMKIPEKFVQQHLTETYTNNHQNAIIVCPLGKFWRVELQREQPDVLLRDGWAPFLAAHDLSEGNILLFRYEGNMVFTVEVFLQNGCLKEYKTAALYLTDGTEGPSNAPQQTKVGVSPVKRKRTRRIEGTCLEGPNRKSRASPISVKVEPHKKHVSIVSQNSFTKEMTAYSIHSLLSVRGTFCSQIGLLEACAITLKISMKKKGSWRVAFKTANTYGYINGPGWRKFCLENEVKEGDRLTFNAIETTVWHVVIVHC
- the LOC107276309 gene encoding putative B3 domain-containing protein Os06g0632500 isoform X3, which codes for MPLSAGSLRRRPKFAAPLLSPACLHRLSVPGEFAARLDDDDAAGVGEEEEEESGRRAAAVLVVGPLGKVWRVELRRSPAGDGEAWLGGGWSELAAAHGLGEGWGVVLRLERRGVASLRVFDPGFCLARFCTPHAGMRTKDRPRFIKLLQQEDLEKMKIPEKFVQQHLTETYTNNHQNAIIVCPLGKFWRVELQREQPDVLLRDGWAPFLAAHDLSEGNILLFRYEGNMVFTVEVFLQNGCLKEYKTAALYLTDGTEGPSNAPQQSAAKVGVSPVKRKRTRRIEGTCLEGPNRKSRASPISVKSVRGTFCSQIGLLEACAITLKISMKKKGSWRVAFKTANTYGYINGPGWRKFCLENEVKEGDRLTFNAIETTVWHVVIVHC
- the LOC107276309 gene encoding putative B3 domain-containing protein Os06g0632500 isoform X1 translates to MPLSAGSLRRRPKFAAPLLSPACLHRLSVPGEFAARLDDDDAAGVGEEEEEESGRRAAAVLVVGPLGKVWRVELRRSPAGDGEAWLGGGWSELAAAHGLGEGWGVVLRLERRGVASLRVFDPGFCLARFCTPHAGMRTKDRPRFIKLLQQEDLEKMKIPEKFVQQHLTETYTNNHQNAIIVCPLGKFWRVELQREQPDVLLRDGWAPFLAAHDLSEGNILLFRYEGNMVFTVEVFLQNGCLKEYKTAALYLTDGTEGPSNAPQQSAAKVGVSPVKRKRTRRIEGTCLEGPNRKSRASPISVKVEPHKKHVSIVSQNSFTKEMTAYSIHSLLSVRGTFCSQIGLLEACAITLKISMKKKGSWRVAFKTANTYGYINGPGWRKFCLENEVKEGDRLTFNAIETTVWHVVIVHC